A segment of the Cellulomonas sp. WB94 genome:
CTCCTCTCCGACGTCGCCGCGGGCAAGGTGCGGAGCCTGCTCGAGCAGGAGGGCCGCGACGACCTGCGTCTCCGTGTCGCCGTCCAGCCCGGCGGCTGTTCCGGCCTGATCTACCAGCTGTACTTCGACGAGCGGGTCCTCGACGGCGACGCCATCAAGGACTACGACGGTGTCGAGGTCGTCGTCGACCGCATGAGCGTCCCGTACCTGGACGGCGCGACGATCGACTTCGCCGACACCATCGAGAAGCAGGGCTTCACGATCGACAACCCCAACGCCGGCAGCGCGTGCGCGTGCGGCGGGTCGTTCAGCTGATCGACTGACCGTTCACGAGGGCCCGGCACCGTGCAGGTGTCGGGCCCTCGTGCGTGAGGTCCCGTGCGCCTCGTCCCGGACGTGCTGGTCCTCAGCTCGCCGGGATCCCCGGTGGGCCGATCCGGACGTCCATCGCCACCGACCCGTCGGGCA
Coding sequences within it:
- the erpA gene encoding iron-sulfur cluster insertion protein ErpA; this translates as MSETTETATHGVLLSDVAAGKVRSLLEQEGRDDLRLRVAVQPGGCSGLIYQLYFDERVLDGDAIKDYDGVEVVVDRMSVPYLDGATIDFADTIEKQGFTIDNPNAGSACACGGSFS